From the Solanum lycopersicum chromosome 10, SLM_r2.1 genome, one window contains:
- the LOC101263562 gene encoding protein PHYTOCHROME KINASE SUBSTRATE 4 has protein sequence MDSQTTVKTLTEHPLQYRAFVQNHVLKDASFSSYLKPEDHSPDDSEINVFDAKKYFSEGNESSPVAQKNVNDQCELPSGHRHSSVSSVDNAYGRNFRANSFRATPTASSEASWNSQTGLLANPPGAVSVSLKSINTNDKRSGSFNTRKWFFCRKCPCSGKKSVQVEEASSEPRTETGSEQHFPVKHSSKVVVEKSTNLSQKSSIEIQHRGVVVRSETNKIGAIQRRSSESESGTAGTISCQQRVLAPVRPFTEVPGGGFSFPILNHSGQSKLGIKPPSTRSSISPILEDPPRDSLEVFQPSTRKSIETDHHRCNNFPFPGSPMSRITATDDDVASDASSDLFEIESFSTSMANSSCPLYRQRNSLEEPGTPSVAATECYAPSEVSIDWSVTTAEGFDRTSVTNYSTISEIETNTQFFGGGGGGDGGKWKGGGLLSCRHEKAVNVGPQPVKYGSPDGPPSQLPLKSTAGHVGSRANKPPLASSHSARLSLAFAA, from the coding sequence atGGATTCCCAAACAACAGTTAAAACTTTAACAGAACATCCTCTTCAATACAGAGCTTTTGTACAAAATCATGTACTAAAAGATGCATCATTCTCTTCATATCTCAAACCAGAAGATCATAGTCCTGATGATTCCGAAATCAACGTGTTCGATGCGAAAAAATACTTCAGTGAAGGCAATGAATCATCTCCTGTTGctcaaaaaaatgtaaatgatCAATGTGAATTACCATCAGGTCATCGACATTCGTCAGTTTCTTCCGTAGACAATGCCTACGGAAGAAACTTCCGTGCTAATTCCTTTCGTGCTACTCCAACTGCTTCGTCAGAAGCGAGTTGGAATAGCCAGACAGGATTATTAGCAAATCCTCCAGGTGCAGTATCAGTTTCATTGAAGAGTATTAATACGAATGACAAAAGAAGTGGTTCGTTTAATACTCGTAAATGGTTTTTCTGTCGAAAATGCCCTTGTTCTGGGAAGAAATCTGTGCAGGTTGAGGAAGCTAGCTCGGAGCCAAGAACAGAAACTGGCTCCGAGCAGCATTTCCCCGTCAAACACAGTAGTAAAGTTGTAGTTGAGAAATCAACTAACCTATCTCAGAAAAGTTCAATTGAAATTCAACACAGAGGAGTGGTGGTCAGGTCAGAGACTAATAAAATTGGAGCGATTCAGAGAAGATCATCAGAATCAGAGAGTGGTACAGCTGGTACAATCAGCTGTCAACAACGTGTACTGGCACCGGTTAGACCGTTTACCGAGGTGCCAGGTGGAGGATTTTCATTCCCAATTCTGAACCATTCAGGTCAATCCAAATTAGGAATCAAACCTCCATCAACAAGATCATCGATTTCCCCAATTTTAGAAGATCCGCCTCGAGATTCACTCGAGGTATTTCAACCATCTACTCGAAAATCAATCGAAACAGATCACCATCGATGCAATAATTTCCCCTTCCCAGGTAGTCCAATGTCTCGAATAACAGCTACAGATGACGATGTAGCAAGCGATGCAAGCTCCGATCTATTCGAAATCGAGAGCTTTTCGACTTCAATGGCGAATTCATCCTGTCCGTTATATCGTCAACGAAATTCACTCGAAGAGCCTGGTACACCTAGTGTTGCAGCTACAGAGTGTTATGCACCAAGTGAAGTGAGTATTGACTGGAGTGTTACAACAGCTGAAGGTTTCGATCGAACTAGTGTAACTAATTATTCAACTATTTCAGAAATCGAGACGAATACTCAATTTTTTGGTGgcggtggtggtggtgatggagGGAAGTGGAAAGGGGGTGGGTTGTTGAGTTGTCGGCATGAAAAAGCGGTAAATGTGGGACCGCAGCCAGTTAAATATGGGTCGCCCGATGGGCCACCGTCGCAACTGCCGTTGAAATCAACGGCAGGACATGTGGGAAGTAGAGCTAATAAGCCACCTCTCGCAAGCTCTCATTCAGCTCGCTTGTCTCTTGCATTTGCAGCATGA